A genomic stretch from Moraxella nasicaprae includes:
- the hemE gene encoding uroporphyrinogen decarboxylase: MTNQQFPALKNDRLLRAIAFEPVDTTPVWMMRQAGRYLPEYKEVRALAGDFLSLCKDTDKATEVTLQPLRRFELDAAILFSDILTIPDAFDLGLYFEAGEGPKLSKTVRSEQDIANLPKIDMNSSLDYVMKAVSSIRMALNGQVPLFGFSGSPWTLATYMVEGGSSREFRHTKQMMYQTPELLHALLGKISEAVIDYLDAQILAGAQIVQIFDSWGGALGHRQFAKFSHAYNRQIVAALKQKHPSIPVVLFTKGGGLWLDIQADSQADVLGLDWTMPLDKARHTLHALNAKKALQGNLDPATIYGSPQSIKQEVERMLDDAYVLDKTGYIANFGHGITQWSNPDHAKAFIDAVHEYQL, from the coding sequence ATGACAAACCAGCAATTTCCAGCCCTAAAAAATGATCGCTTGTTGCGTGCTATCGCTTTTGAGCCAGTGGACACCACGCCTGTTTGGATGATGAGACAGGCAGGTCGCTATTTACCAGAATACAAAGAAGTGCGAGCATTGGCGGGCGACTTTCTAAGTCTATGCAAAGACACCGATAAAGCAACAGAGGTGACCTTGCAGCCGTTGCGTCGTTTTGAGCTTGATGCAGCGATTTTGTTTAGTGATATTTTGACCATTCCAGATGCTTTTGATTTGGGTTTGTATTTTGAAGCTGGCGAAGGTCCTAAGCTATCTAAGACGGTGCGTAGCGAACAAGACATTGCCAATCTACCAAAAATTGACATGAATTCATCGCTTGACTATGTGATGAAAGCGGTCAGTAGCATTCGCATGGCACTAAATGGACAAGTGCCGCTGTTTGGTTTTTCAGGTTCGCCTTGGACTTTGGCAACCTATATGGTTGAGGGCGGTTCTAGTCGTGAATTTCGTCACACCAAGCAAATGATGTATCAAACACCAGAACTGCTGCATGCTTTATTGGGCAAGATTAGCGAGGCAGTGATTGATTATCTGGACGCACAAATCCTTGCTGGTGCTCAGATTGTGCAGATTTTTGACAGTTGGGGTGGGGCATTGGGACATCGTCAATTTGCCAAGTTTAGCCATGCTTACAATCGTCAGATTGTCGCTGCCTTAAAACAAAAGCACCCAAGCATTCCTGTGGTGCTGTTTACCAAAGGTGGTGGTTTGTGGCTAGATATTCAGGCAGACAGTCAGGCTGATGTATTGGGTCTGGATTGGACGATGCCACTGGATAAGGCACGACATACTTTGCATGCTCTAAATGCCAAAAAAGCCCTGCAAGGCAACCTAGACCCCGCCACCATTTATGGCAGTCCACAAAGTATCAAGCAAGAGGTTGAGCGAATGCTTGATGATGCGTATGTGCTTGACAAGACAGGATACATCGCCAATTTTGGACATGGCATCACGCAATGGTCGAATCCAGACCATGCCAAAGCCTTTATTGATGCGGTGCATGAATATCAATTATAA
- the cgtA gene encoding Obg family GTPase CgtA, whose product MRFIDEAVISVKAGDGGNGIVSFRREKFVPKGGPDGGDGGKGGDIYAIADDNTNTLVDYRYTRKFEAKRGENGGSKNCSGKGADDVYLSVPIGTTIIDTDLDLVIGDLTQKGQKILIAKGGDGGFGNTRFKSSTNQAPRKATPGFAGEMKNIKLELKVVADVGLIGLPNAGKSTFIRQVSAARPKVADYPFTTLVPNLGVVDVGTHQSFVMADIPGLIEGASDGAGLGIRFLKHVARTRRLLHIIDVQPIDGSDPVDNAKIILNELAKFSHELSQLPQILVLNKIDQLHDEEQDEVCNDIIARLGWTGEVFRTSTLTGDGVEAVKFHLMSAIEEEQERELEDPEFANERAARFCRLEEEVRHNTEIQKEAYRAMRKAQREGIVDDEDDFDEDDYDVAVEYAPY is encoded by the coding sequence ATGCGTTTTATTGATGAGGCGGTGATTAGCGTTAAAGCAGGCGATGGTGGTAATGGTATTGTCAGTTTTCGCCGTGAAAAATTTGTCCCCAAAGGTGGTCCTGATGGTGGCGATGGCGGCAAAGGTGGCGATATTTACGCCATTGCTGATGATAACACCAATACTTTGGTGGACTATCGTTATACTCGTAAATTTGAAGCCAAGCGAGGCGAGAATGGTGGTAGTAAAAACTGCTCAGGTAAAGGGGCAGATGATGTCTATTTGTCTGTACCGATTGGCACAACCATCATTGATACCGACCTTGATTTGGTGATTGGCGATTTAACCCAAAAAGGTCAAAAAATCTTGATTGCCAAAGGTGGGGATGGTGGATTTGGTAATACTCGCTTTAAATCCAGCACAAACCAAGCCCCAAGAAAAGCAACACCAGGTTTTGCTGGCGAGATGAAAAACATCAAACTAGAACTTAAAGTGGTGGCTGATGTGGGATTGATTGGCTTGCCTAACGCAGGTAAATCAACTTTTATTCGCCAAGTGTCAGCAGCACGCCCAAAAGTGGCTGATTATCCATTTACCACGCTTGTGCCTAACTTGGGTGTGGTCGATGTGGGTACGCACCAATCCTTTGTGATGGCAGATATTCCAGGCTTGATTGAGGGTGCATCTGATGGGGCAGGCTTGGGCATTCGGTTTTTAAAACATGTGGCTCGTACTCGCCGTTTGCTACACATCATTGATGTGCAGCCGATTGATGGCAGCGACCCTGTGGACAATGCCAAGATTATTCTTAATGAGCTTGCCAAGTTTTCTCATGAATTATCACAGTTGCCACAGATTTTGGTATTAAATAAAATCGACCAACTGCACGATGAGGAGCAAGATGAAGTTTGTAATGACATCATTGCACGCTTGGGCTGGACAGGCGAGGTGTTTCGCACTTCAACATTGACAGGCGATGGTGTAGAAGCGGTCAAATTTCATCTAATGAGTGCCATCGAAGAAGAGCAAGAGCGAGAGCTTGAAGACCCAGAATTTGCCAATGAACGAGCTGCCAGATTCTGCCGTCTTGAAGAAGAAGTGCGTCATAATACCGAAATCCAAAAAGAGGCTTATCGTGCGATGCGTAAAGCTCAAAGAGAGGGCATCGTGGACGATGAGGACGATTTTGACGAAGATGATTATGATGTGGCGGTCGAGTACGCACCATATTGA
- a CDS encoding LPD1 domain-containing protein: MKNGDDLLTRHLNANSTARHQELIASVRELVKDIHKSELYSRSLKADAYRSQPYFATDVEMTARAFEGHIQHTLSKMGIKNDFLVNIKAEKDWQKNLDAYPYPKAEELEPLGKAYNAVFDTLKEVDKEFIPTHYEPEQIIHADTLAVTEAEKTKENQPFALDAQNQDNTYSNSIDNAIQGKPLESAKIWVGRTPQVLQMLGVQDLPVYIHRKTVLKDAIRKHNITADDIKAIPSQLERPIAVMKSAQTSSNPNAYLVLTELIEKENGKDKPVIAVLSVAQKEDSIEINSVYGRRQSQIERDLNNVLYWDSKKGQQFIDSFGYQLPPSLSNADLLHHYKTEKDLSQYILKANLDKDYHAKIIEDNVKKILQDYTKDIIRFNSSIDKVIGGSYGRGYVPMGRTPDVLKILGVPDTKVRIKEQHLEKVMAIHLGIPDGKYETPHNVTPDTLRKIPSEIHNPIAVFKSSTRDNSYLTLTEQHEQKATTGENSPIAVIFNVNAGKDEIDIINIGSIYGRSQNQLVKDFTENLLYINTEKGQKFLNTERLQLPWDFTSDTSNLSQDYKTEKDLSQYILQANLDKERIEQFLQIATEIQAKIDNAPNKELSAFAQVIYEDIQSVHDKAQKETAPTFDELEIAKRHLEGLNYSFEKK; the protein is encoded by the coding sequence ATGAAAAATGGCGATGACCTACTAACACGCCATTTAAACGCCAACAGCACCGCACGACACCAAGAGCTTATCGCCTCAGTCCGTGAATTAGTTAAAGATATTCACAAATCGGAATTATACAGCCGCTCGCTCAAAGCAGACGCATACCGCAGTCAGCCCTACTTTGCAACCGATGTGGAAATGACCGCTAGGGCATTTGAAGGACATATCCAACACACCCTATCTAAAATGGGGATTAAAAATGATTTCTTGGTAAATATCAAAGCTGAAAAAGACTGGCAAAAGAACTTGGACGCTTATCCCTACCCCAAAGCGGAAGAATTAGAACCACTTGGTAAGGCGTATAATGCCGTTTTTGACACACTCAAAGAAGTGGATAAAGAATTTATACCAACTCACTATGAGCCTGAACAGATTATCCACGCTGATACTTTGGCTGTTACAGAAGCTGAAAAGACAAAAGAAAACCAGCCTTTTGCATTGGATGCACAAAATCAGGACAATACTTACTCAAACAGTATTGATAACGCCATACAAGGCAAGCCACTAGAGAGTGCCAAAATTTGGGTGGGTAGAACGCCACAAGTTTTGCAAATGCTAGGGGTGCAAGATTTGCCTGTGTATATTCATAGAAAAACCGTATTAAAAGACGCTATCAGAAAACACAATATAACCGCAGATGATATAAAAGCAATTCCAAGTCAGCTTGAAAGACCTATTGCGGTAATGAAATCAGCACAGACATCCAGTAATCCAAACGCTTATTTGGTTCTGACTGAACTGATCGAAAAAGAAAATGGGAAAGATAAGCCTGTTATTGCTGTCTTGTCTGTCGCTCAAAAAGAAGACAGTATAGAAATTAATTCAGTATATGGCAGAAGACAAAGCCAAATTGAAAGAGACTTGAATAATGTGCTGTATTGGGATAGCAAAAAAGGTCAACAATTTATTGATAGCTTCGGGTATCAATTACCCCCCTCGCTATCTAATGCCGACCTTTTGCATCATTATAAAACAGAGAAAGATTTAAGTCAATATATTTTGAAAGCAAATCTTGACAAAGATTACCATGCTAAAATTATTGAGGATAATGTTAAAAAAATCTTGCAGGATTATACAAAAGATATTATTAGATTTAATTCCAGCATTGACAAAGTAATTGGTGGCAGTTACGGGCGTGGCTATGTACCTATGGGAAGAACACCTGATGTGCTGAAAATCTTGGGTGTGCCTGATACAAAGGTTAGAATAAAGGAACAACACCTTGAAAAGGTAATGGCAATCCATCTTGGCATTCCTGATGGTAAATACGAAACGCCACACAATGTAACGCCTGACACTTTGCGAAAAATCCCAAGTGAGATACACAATCCAATTGCTGTATTTAAATCTTCCACAAGGGATAATTCTTATTTGACTTTAACAGAACAGCATGAGCAAAAAGCAACCACTGGTGAAAATTCGCCAATCGCTGTGATTTTCAATGTCAATGCTGGCAAAGATGAAATTGATATTATCAATATTGGCAGCATCTATGGGCGTTCACAAAATCAGCTTGTCAAAGATTTTACAGAAAATTTACTGTATATCAATACAGAAAAAGGTCAGAAATTTCTGAATACCGAAAGGCTTCAATTGCCGTGGGATTTTACATCAGATACTTCTAACCTTTCCCAAGATTATAAAACAGAGAAAGATTTAAGTCAATATATTTTGCAAGCAAATCTTGACAAAGAACGCATCGAGCAATTTTTACAAATTGCCACAGAAATCCAAGCCAAGATTGATAACGCTCCAAATAAAGAGCTGTCTGCATTTGCACAGGTTATCTATGAAGATATTCAAAGCGTCCATGATAAGGCTCAAAAAGAAACAGCCCCAACCTTTGATGAATTGGAAATTGCCAAGCGGCATCTTGAAGGACTAAATTATTCTTTTGAAAAAAAATAG
- a CDS encoding glyceraldehyde-3-phosphate dehydrogenase, with the protein MTVFANHLSSRKVQETDAAALIAALSLLAAKEVQISFFGQRVALSVAQILALHDMHGVAIADTLKLAQALVESGISTARIDLGQAVKAGKTAADFKAGVAPATDVVLYGFGRIGRILARLLMSRPASETGLQLKAIVVRPAGEGDLAKRASLLERDSVHGWFDGSVSVDEANNGIIANGRFIQMIYAADPSEVDYTAYGINNAIVIDNTGKWKDEAGLGKHLASKGVAKVLLTAPAKGEVKNIVYGVNHQTIGDDTIVSAASCTTNAITPTLKVLHDEYGIINGHMETVHAFTNDQNLVDNHHKADRRGRAAPLNMVMTSTGAASAVAKAIPELKGKLSGNAIRVPTPNVSLAILNLNFEKAVGSAEALNAFIKQASQSLQWQEQIDYSDSPEAVSTDFVGSEKVAIFDAKATIATDNRATLYVWYDNEMGYSTQVIRVTEEMAGIRY; encoded by the coding sequence ATGACAGTTTTTGCCAATCATCTATCAAGCCGTAAGGTTCAAGAAACAGATGCTGCTGCGTTGATTGCCGCATTGAGCTTGTTGGCTGCCAAAGAAGTGCAAATCTCATTTTTTGGTCAGCGTGTGGCATTATCAGTGGCTCAAATTTTGGCATTGCATGATATGCACGGTGTGGCGATTGCTGACACGCTAAAACTTGCCCAAGCATTGGTTGAATCAGGCATTAGCACCGCCCGTATCGATTTGGGTCAGGCGGTTAAGGCTGGCAAGACAGCAGCTGATTTTAAGGCGGGTGTTGCACCAGCTACTGATGTGGTGTTGTATGGTTTTGGTCGTATCGGTCGTATTTTGGCACGCCTATTGATGAGTCGCCCAGCCTCTGAAACTGGCTTGCAGCTAAAAGCAATTGTCGTGCGTCCAGCAGGTGAAGGCGACCTTGCCAAGCGTGCCAGTTTGTTAGAAAGAGACTCAGTACACGGCTGGTTTGATGGCAGTGTGAGCGTTGATGAAGCCAATAATGGTATCATCGCTAATGGTCGCTTTATCCAAATGATTTATGCCGCCGACCCAAGTGAAGTGGATTATACAGCTTATGGCATCAATAACGCCATTGTGATTGACAACACAGGCAAATGGAAAGATGAAGCAGGTCTAGGCAAGCATTTGGCAAGCAAAGGTGTGGCAAAAGTATTATTGACCGCCCCAGCCAAAGGCGAAGTGAAAAACATCGTGTATGGCGTGAACCATCAAACCATTGGCGATGACACCATCGTATCAGCAGCAAGCTGTACCACTAACGCCATCACACCAACCCTAAAAGTGCTACACGATGAGTATGGCATCATCAACGGTCATATGGAAACGGTGCACGCCTTTACCAATGACCAAAATCTGGTGGACAACCATCATAAAGCAGACCGTCGTGGTCGTGCTGCACCACTAAACATGGTTATGACCAGCACAGGTGCAGCTTCTGCGGTGGCAAAAGCCATTCCTGAGCTAAAAGGTAAGCTGTCTGGCAACGCCATTCGTGTACCAACACCAAATGTGTCTTTGGCGATTTTAAACCTAAACTTCGAAAAAGCAGTTGGTTCAGCCGAAGCCTTGAATGCGTTCATCAAGCAAGCCAGCCAAAGTTTGCAATGGCAAGAGCAGATTGATTATTCAGACTCGCCAGAAGCGGTATCGACTGATTTTGTGGGTTCTGAGAAAGTGGCTATTTTTGATGCCAAAGCCACCATCGCTACTGATAATCGTGCCACTTTGTATGTGTGGTATGATAATGAGATGGGTTATAGCACACAGGTTATCCGTGTTACCGAAGAGATGGCAGGTATCCGCTACTAA
- a CDS encoding NUDIX domain-containing protein — protein sequence MINGINQTQHAVNFDKKIIEVAVAVLRYGDEFLLARRALHQHQGGKLEFVGGKIDAGESFFDAVIREVMEELGLSLKTDQLVFMGEIEHHYDDKSVRLHICQAMMNDEQYAAFANRQVGQEGQALLWLSKDTLLASQDALPEANAAILTWLADERAHA from the coding sequence ATGATAAACGGTATAAATCAAACCCAGCATGCAGTCAATTTTGACAAAAAAATCATCGAAGTGGCGGTGGCGGTCTTGCGATATGGCGATGAATTTTTATTGGCAAGGCGTGCATTGCATCAACATCAAGGTGGTAAACTGGAATTTGTTGGTGGTAAGATAGACGCAGGCGAGTCATTTTTTGATGCTGTGATTCGAGAGGTCATGGAGGAGTTGGGTCTATCTTTAAAAACCGACCAGCTGGTTTTTATGGGGGAGATTGAGCATCATTATGATGACAAATCCGTGCGATTGCATATTTGTCAAGCGATGATGAATGATGAGCAATATGCAGCTTTTGCCAATCGCCAAGTGGGACAAGAAGGACAGGCGTTGCTGTGGCTGTCAAAAGATACCTTGTTAGCCAGTCAAGATGCGTTGCCAGAGGCCAATGCGGCAATTTTGACTTGGTTGGCAGATGAGCGGGCACACGCATGA